One genomic segment of Cellulophaga sp. HaHaR_3_176 includes these proteins:
- a CDS encoding glycoside hydrolase family 2 TIM barrel-domain containing protein — MALKLNKTLYRTVIITTFVAMNALIISGIGSAWVFLNTGADRTSMLHLEVPMDEVYRPEIHWSNLENPGRPIEEQTLGEITNDYLNAWHVRNIAFKKNDYYGIEDFYTDSARVRLYDNIDLNIKNNNWYKRTTLKHNGDIDFYSTDGTMVVFKDHNVEEYQEIYTGESLLHKEKDTTSYHVMMLLEDGFWRIRHLNEIENYIDTVKIADRNINLTLEKIKNLKGINYYPKDSPWDTFGKKFNDSVIDKDFKIIKKMGLNSIRIFVQYEDFGKSLVKDEKVQLLKIVLDLAEKNELEVLITLFDFYGDYDVSNWTLTNRHAEVIVKTFRNHPALLGWDLKNEPDLDFESRGRERVLGWLKQMMENIKRWDRNHPVTIGWSSPETAVELANQVDFISYHYYREASKFKDAYTVLENRVPDNKPKLLQEYGVSSYKGLWNLYMGANEQEQFEYYKEMQEVLYQEKIPFMFWTLYDFEKVPKAVAGNLPWKSKKQHFFGCLDSLGNQKPSFKILSNIKGSN, encoded by the coding sequence ATGGCACTTAAATTAAATAAAACACTCTATAGAACTGTAATTATTACAACTTTCGTTGCTATGAATGCACTTATTATTTCAGGTATAGGTTCAGCTTGGGTATTTTTAAATACCGGTGCCGACAGAACATCTATGCTGCATTTAGAAGTACCTATGGATGAAGTTTATAGGCCTGAAATTCATTGGTCTAATTTAGAAAACCCAGGTAGACCTATAGAAGAACAGACATTAGGAGAAATCACTAATGATTATTTAAATGCATGGCATGTACGCAATATTGCCTTTAAGAAAAATGATTATTACGGAATAGAAGATTTTTATACAGATAGTGCTCGGGTACGTTTATATGATAATATAGATCTTAACATTAAAAACAATAACTGGTATAAACGTACAACTTTAAAACATAATGGAGATATAGATTTTTATAGTACGGATGGTACTATGGTAGTATTTAAAGATCATAATGTAGAAGAATATCAAGAAATATATACAGGAGAAAGTTTATTACATAAAGAAAAAGATACTACAAGCTACCACGTAATGATGCTTTTAGAAGATGGTTTTTGGAGAATACGACACTTAAATGAAATTGAAAATTATATTGATACAGTAAAAATAGCAGATAGAAATATAAACTTAACATTAGAAAAAATAAAAAACCTAAAGGGAATAAATTATTATCCTAAGGATTCCCCCTGGGACACTTTTGGTAAAAAATTTAATGATTCAGTAATCGATAAAGATTTTAAGATTATAAAAAAAATGGGCTTAAATAGTATTCGAATTTTTGTTCAATATGAAGATTTCGGTAAGAGTTTGGTAAAAGATGAAAAAGTACAATTACTCAAAATAGTATTAGACCTAGCTGAAAAAAATGAATTAGAAGTTCTAATAACATTATTTGATTTTTATGGTGATTACGATGTTTCAAATTGGACACTAACGAATAGGCATGCAGAAGTTATAGTAAAAACTTTTAGAAACCACCCTGCATTATTAGGTTGGGATTTAAAAAATGAACCTGATTTAGATTTTGAATCGAGAGGTCGTGAACGTGTATTAGGTTGGCTTAAACAAATGATGGAGAATATAAAGAGATGGGACAGAAATCATCCGGTAACTATAGGATGGTCTTCACCAGAAACAGCTGTAGAATTAGCTAATCAAGTCGATTTTATATCTTATCATTATTATAGAGAAGCTAGTAAATTTAAAGACGCATATACTGTTTTAGAAAATAGAGTGCCAGACAATAAGCCTAAACTCTTACAAGAGTATGGAGTTTCATCTTATAAAGGACTTTGGAATTTGTATATGGGAGCTAATGAGCAAGAACAGTTCGAGTATTATAAAGAAATGCAAGAAGTACTTTATCAAGAAAAAATACCTTTTATGTTTTGGACTTTGTATGACTTTGAAAAAGTACCAAAAGCAGTTGCAGGCAATTTACCTTGGAAGTCAAAAAAGCAACATTTTTTTGGCTGTTTAGATTCACTAGGAAATCAAAAACCATCATTTAAAATTTTATCAAATATAAAGGGCAGTAACTAA